The following proteins are co-located in the Gossypium hirsutum isolate 1008001.06 chromosome A02, Gossypium_hirsutum_v2.1, whole genome shotgun sequence genome:
- the LOC107951684 gene encoding FCS-Like Zinc finger 5, which translates to MMLGKRSRQPIKRTTSMTGITVDVSDAEDVVDHHQDPIISHPPPPQIHPLHESPDVNSRYDQRFLAMVSPRNPASFTSHVIGSSTTAAAPFLRACWLCNRRLAPGRDIYMYRGDTAFCSQECREKQMKQDERKEKLNINASKKEDRHAHSSSTTTSSKTSKAKPVVAA; encoded by the exons ATGATGCTCGGAAAACGCTCACGTCAGCCGATCAAGAGGACGACAAGCATGACGGGTATCACCGTCGATGTCTCCGACGCGGAGGATGTCGTCGACCATCACCAAGACCCAATCATATCCCATCCTCCTCCCCCTCAAATCCACCCTTTGCATGAATCCCCCGACGTTAACTCCCGTTACGATCAACGCTTCTTGGCCATGGTGTCGCCCAGAAACCCAGCTTCTTTTACTAGCCATGTCATCGGCAGCAGCACCACTGCCGCTGCTCCTTTTTTGCGAGCTTGTTGGCTTTGTAATCGCCGCTTAGCTCCTGGTCgtgacatatatatgtatag GGGGGATACAGCGTTTTGTAGTCAAGAGTGCAGAGAAAAACAGATGAAGCaagatgaaagaaaagaaaagctaaacaTTAATGCTTCAAAGAAAGAAGACCGCCATGCCCATTCCTCTTCAACCACCACCTCCTCCAAGACTTCTAAAGCGAAGCCTGTGGTTGCTGCTTGA